The Conger conger chromosome 15, fConCon1.1, whole genome shotgun sequence genome contains a region encoding:
- the LOC133111442 gene encoding selenocysteine insertion sequence-binding protein 2-like isoform X4, translated as MDHSDNKLSAEVEPFIPQRKGGDVALVTMNWSREGGGAGAEATPIPSYLITCFPFVQENQPNSRYSLCNGDPRWQQPNSAPGGPYLAYPLLTSPQPPMSSDYGYYQLLPTPCSPMMGFYPPFPAPYGGPLQTGVVSPMPGDCSDRSLPPGQDFSVACQRGRGPTQTAVLPTQFSQSMRAKRLPMRSMVVQKETGVLGPGSRSKTILLVDAAQQTDFPAEVAGATPSERASPLPWRSRGRRRRASPQVTETSSEHVASEADIDSDSGYCSPKHNQNGAGLRPPEPASATGVEAGVMTALSWVSVASQKPWMNRKAAFLRPGSAPEQRSYAQLDLQAGNHGRGISTAAQRGCGLQTRLRDGSAQTTRPPPGMTTEPLYFEDEDEFPELVSTGAPVQSKPEEAQPKIPKSLLENLPESSPMSIVTKPISITTSVPKRAKSQRKKALAAALATAQEYSEISMEQRKLQEAVAKAAGKKSKLPVQLDLGDMLAALERQQQAMKARQVNNTKPLCYTVGTAALFHPGGSPSTLKSPRYTMPHNILDSSAPRMKRGKEREIPKVKRPTALKKVILKEREGKMGRPSQDQDGTEPEEQGDEQLHLSQGVSQEDNGLSMPSDASLSPASQNSPYSITPISQGSPASSGIGSPMAASAITKIHSRRFREYCNQVLNKDIDESVTMLLQELMRFQERVYQKDPIKAKAKRRLVMGLREVTKHMRLHNVKCVIISPNCEKIQAKGGLDEALYNVIAMAREQEIPFVFALGRKALGRCVNKLVPVSVVGIFNYSGAEGQFGRLVSLTEEARQAYRDMVSALEQEQAEEALKTVKRVPHHMGHSRNPSAASAISFCSVISEPISEVNEREYETNWRNMVESSDGAEVENETEECERKDVTAPPCGPAPAPAPVAAPAAAPAAREREEGRPDDRLELDSQQSTETGSLDGSSRDPRLPPSITSTASTLVPGMLEEEEEEEEEGEEPVSVEVPSVNSRIESWVSETLQNLQLGDRHSAEEEEEEEEEEEEEEEEEEEEVGEVGCSDEEELDSSKLSEPGLDQAEQTVEVKSVPC; from the exons ATGGACCATAGCGACAACAAG CTGTCCGCCGAGGTGGAGCCCTTCATCCCACAGAGGAAAGGAGGAGATGTCGCCCTGGTGACCATGAACTGGtccagagaggggggaggggctggagcAGAGGCCACACCCATCCCAAGCTACCTCATCACCTGCTTCCCCTTTGTCCAGGAAAACCAGCCGAACAG CAGGTACTCTCTGTGTAATGGGGATCCACGCTGGCAGCAGCCAAACTCTGCTCCTGGGGGGCCGTACCTGGCCTACCCCCTCCTGacctccccccagccccccatgTCCAGTGACTATGGCTACTACCAGCTGCTGCCCACCCCCTGCTCACCCATGATGGGGTTCTACCCCCCCTTCCCCGCACCCTATGGAGGGCCCCTGCAGACGGGCGTGGTCAGTCCCATGCCGGGCGACTGCAGCGACCGCTCTCTGCCCCCCGGGCAAGACTTCAGTGTGGcctgtcagagagggagaggtccCACACAGACAGCCGTACTGCCTACG CAGTTCTCTCAGTCAATGAGAGCCAAGAGGCTGCCAATGAGGAGCATGGTGGTTCAGAAGGAGACTGGGGTCCTGGGCCCAGGCAGCCGGTCGAAGACCATCCTTCTGGTGGACGCTGCTCAACAGACTG ATTTCCCGGCGGAGGTTGCAGGGGCAACACCGTCGGAGAGGGCCAGCCCGTTGCCGTGGAGGAGCCGGGGCCGGCGACGGCGAGCGTCTCCCCAGGTGACGGAGACGTCCAGCGAGCACGTCGCCAGCGAGGCAGACATCGACAGCGACAGCGGATACTGCAGCCCCAAACACAACCAGAACGGGGCGGGCCTTCGCCCCCCTGAGCCCGCCTCTGCCACG GGAGTTGAAGCAGGCGTAATGACAG CGTTGAGCTGGGTGAGCGTGGCCTCACAGAAGCCTTGGATGAACCGGAAGGCTGCCTTCCTCAGACCAGGAAGTGCGCCTGAGCAGAGGAGCTATGCGCAG CTGGACCTGCAGGCAGGAAACCACGGGCGTGGCATCAGCACAGCTGCACAGAGGGGCTGTGGCCTACAGACCAGGCTCCGGGATGGAAGTGCACAGACTACGCGTCCTCCCCCTGGGATGACCACGGAGCCCCTATATTTTGAG GATGAAGATGAGTTCCCTGAGCTGGTCTCGACAGGAGCTCCTGTCCAGAGTAAACCAGAGGAAGCCCAGCCCAAAATCCCCAAAAGTCTG CTGGAGAACCTTCCGGAGAGCTCGCCCATGAGCATTGTTACGAAGCCCATCTCCATCACCACCTCCGTTCCCAAGCGGGCCAAGAGCCAGAGGAAGAAGGCGCTGGCAGCCGCGCTGGCTACCGCTCAGGAGTACTCCGAGATCAGCATGGAGCAGCGGAAA CTGCAGGAGGCGGTGGCAAAGGCTGCTGGGAAGAAGAGCAAGCTGCCGGTGCAGCTGGACCTGGGAGACATGCTGGCTGCACTGGAGAGACAACAGCAGGCAATGAAGGCCAGACAGGTCAACAACACCAAGCCCCTGTGTTACACAG TTGGGACAGCAGCCCTGTTCCACCCTGGAGGCAGTCCGTCGACGTTGAAAAGCCCCCGCTACACCATGCCTCACAACATCCTGGACTCCAGCGCCCCTCGCATGAAGAGGGGGAAGGAGCGTGAGATCCCCAAAGTCAAACGGCCCACTGCACTGAAGAAG GTCAttctgaaggagagggaggggaagatgGGAAGGCCCTCTCAGGACCAGGACGGGACAGAGCCCGAGGAGCAGGGAGACGAACAGCTGCACCTCTCACAGGGTGTGTCCCAGGAGG ATAACGGCCTGAGCATGCCCAGTGATGCCTCCCTGTCACCGGCCAGTCAGAACTCCCCGTACAGCATCACGCCCATCTCGCAGGGCTCCCCCGCCAGCTCGGGCATCGGCAGCCCCATGGCTGCCTCCGCCATCACCAAGATCCACAGCCGCCGCTTCAGAGA GTACTGTAACCAGGTGCTGAACAAGGACATAGATGAGAGCGTGACCATGCTGCTGCAGGAGCTGATGCGCTTCCAGGAGCGCGTGTACCAGAAGGACCCCATCAAGGCCAAAGCCAAGCGCAGGCTGGTCATGGGCCTGCGGGAGGTCACCAAGCACATGCGCCTCCACAACGTCAAGTGTGTCATCATCTCCCCCAACTGCGAGAAGATCCAGgccaagg GTGGTCTGGACGAGGCTCTGTACAACGTCATCGCCATGGCGAGGGAGCAGGAGATCCCCTTCGTGTTTGCGCTTGGCCGTAAGGCTCTGGGGCGCTGCGTCAACAAGCTGGTGCCCGTCAGTGTTGTGGGAATCTTCAACTACTCCGGCGCTGAG GGCCAGTTCGGCCGGCTGGTGTCCCTGACGGAGGAGGCCCGGCAGGCGTACCGCGACATGGTGTCGGcgctggagcaggagcaggcCGAGGAGGCGCTGAAGACGGTGAAGAGAGTCCCGCACCACATGGGGCACTCGCGCAACCCCTCCGCCGCCAGCGCCATCTCCTTCTGCAGCGTCATCTCCGAGCCCATCTCCGAGGTCAACGAGCGGGAGTACG AGACGAACTGGAGGAACATGGTGGAGTCGTCCGATGGCGCGGAGGTGGAGAACGAGACCGAGGAGTGCGAGCGGAAGGACGTCACAGCTCCCCCATGCGGCCCCGCTCCGGCCCCGGCCCCCGTAGCGGCCCCTGCAGCGGCCCCGGCCGcgcgggagagggaggagggccGGCCGGACGACCGGCTGGAGCTTGACTCCCAGCAGAGCACGGAGACCGGGTCCCTGGACGGGAGCTCCCGCGACCCCCGCCTGCCCCCCTCCATCACCAGCACCGCCAGCACCCTGGTGCCCGGcatgctggaggaggaggaggaggaggaagaggagggcgaGGAGCCCGTCTCCGTGGAGGTGCCGTCCGTCAACAGCAGGATCGAGTCCTGGGTCTCCGAGACGCTGCAGAACCTGCAGCTGGGAGACCGGCACAGcgctgaggaggaggaagaggaggaagaggaggaggaggaggaagaagaagaggaagaagaagaagttggAGAAGTGGGCTGCAGCGACGAGGAAGAGCTGGACTCCTCCAAGCTGTCCGAGCCAGGGCTGGACCAGGCTGAACAGACGGTGGAGGTCAAGAGCGTCCCGTGCTGA
- the LOC133111442 gene encoding selenocysteine insertion sequence-binding protein 2-like isoform X1, with protein MDHSDNKLSAEVEPFIPQRKGGDVALVTMNWSREGGGAGAEATPIPSYLITCFPFVQENQPNSRYSLCNGDPRWQQPNSAPGGPYLAYPLLTSPQPPMSSDYGYYQLLPTPCSPMMGFYPPFPAPYGGPLQTGVVSPMPGDCSDRSLPPGQDFSVACQRGRGPTQTAVLPTQFSQSMRAKRLPMRSMVVQKETGVLGPGSRSKTILLVDAAQQTDFPAEVAGATPSERASPLPWRSRGRRRRASPQVTETSSEHVASEADIDSDSGYCSPKHNQNGAGLRPPEPASATGVEAGVMTALSWVSVASQKPWMNRKAAFLRPGSAPEQRSYAQLDLQAGNHGRGISTAAQRGCGLQTRLRDGSAQTTRPPPGMTTEPLYFEDEDEFPELVSTGAPVQSKPEEAQPKIPKSLLENLPESSPMSIVTKPISITTSVPKRAKSQRKKALAAALATAQEYSEISMEQRKLQEAVAKAAGKKSKLPVQLDLGDMLAALERQQQAMKARQVNNTKPLCYTVGTAALFHPGGSPSTLKSPRYTMPHNILDSSAPRMKRGKEREIPKVKRPTALKKVILKEREGKMGRPSQDQDGTEPEEQGDEQLHLSQGVSQEDNGLSMPSDASLSPASQNSPYSITPISQGSPASSGIGSPMAASAITKIHSRRFREYCNQVLNKDIDESVTMLLQELMRFQERVYQKDPIKAKAKRRLVMGLREVTKHMRLHNVKCVIISPNCEKIQAKGGLDEALYNVIAMAREQEIPFVFALGRKALGRCVNKLVPVSVVGIFNYSGAERVCDEQGQFGRLVSLTEEARQAYRDMVSALEQEQAEEALKTVKRVPHHMGHSRNPSAASAISFCSVISEPISEVNEREYETNWRNMVESSDGAEVENETEECERKDVTAPPCGPAPAPAPVAAPAAAPAAREREEGRPDDRLELDSQQSTETGSLDGSSRDPRLPPSITSTASTLVPGMLEEEEEEEEEGEEPVSVEVPSVNSRIESWVSETLQNLQLGDRHSAEEEEEEEEEEEEEEEEEEEEVGEVGCSDEEELDSSKLSEPGLDQAEQTVEVKSVPC; from the exons ATGGACCATAGCGACAACAAG CTGTCCGCCGAGGTGGAGCCCTTCATCCCACAGAGGAAAGGAGGAGATGTCGCCCTGGTGACCATGAACTGGtccagagaggggggaggggctggagcAGAGGCCACACCCATCCCAAGCTACCTCATCACCTGCTTCCCCTTTGTCCAGGAAAACCAGCCGAACAG CAGGTACTCTCTGTGTAATGGGGATCCACGCTGGCAGCAGCCAAACTCTGCTCCTGGGGGGCCGTACCTGGCCTACCCCCTCCTGacctccccccagccccccatgTCCAGTGACTATGGCTACTACCAGCTGCTGCCCACCCCCTGCTCACCCATGATGGGGTTCTACCCCCCCTTCCCCGCACCCTATGGAGGGCCCCTGCAGACGGGCGTGGTCAGTCCCATGCCGGGCGACTGCAGCGACCGCTCTCTGCCCCCCGGGCAAGACTTCAGTGTGGcctgtcagagagggagaggtccCACACAGACAGCCGTACTGCCTACG CAGTTCTCTCAGTCAATGAGAGCCAAGAGGCTGCCAATGAGGAGCATGGTGGTTCAGAAGGAGACTGGGGTCCTGGGCCCAGGCAGCCGGTCGAAGACCATCCTTCTGGTGGACGCTGCTCAACAGACTG ATTTCCCGGCGGAGGTTGCAGGGGCAACACCGTCGGAGAGGGCCAGCCCGTTGCCGTGGAGGAGCCGGGGCCGGCGACGGCGAGCGTCTCCCCAGGTGACGGAGACGTCCAGCGAGCACGTCGCCAGCGAGGCAGACATCGACAGCGACAGCGGATACTGCAGCCCCAAACACAACCAGAACGGGGCGGGCCTTCGCCCCCCTGAGCCCGCCTCTGCCACG GGAGTTGAAGCAGGCGTAATGACAG CGTTGAGCTGGGTGAGCGTGGCCTCACAGAAGCCTTGGATGAACCGGAAGGCTGCCTTCCTCAGACCAGGAAGTGCGCCTGAGCAGAGGAGCTATGCGCAG CTGGACCTGCAGGCAGGAAACCACGGGCGTGGCATCAGCACAGCTGCACAGAGGGGCTGTGGCCTACAGACCAGGCTCCGGGATGGAAGTGCACAGACTACGCGTCCTCCCCCTGGGATGACCACGGAGCCCCTATATTTTGAG GATGAAGATGAGTTCCCTGAGCTGGTCTCGACAGGAGCTCCTGTCCAGAGTAAACCAGAGGAAGCCCAGCCCAAAATCCCCAAAAGTCTG CTGGAGAACCTTCCGGAGAGCTCGCCCATGAGCATTGTTACGAAGCCCATCTCCATCACCACCTCCGTTCCCAAGCGGGCCAAGAGCCAGAGGAAGAAGGCGCTGGCAGCCGCGCTGGCTACCGCTCAGGAGTACTCCGAGATCAGCATGGAGCAGCGGAAA CTGCAGGAGGCGGTGGCAAAGGCTGCTGGGAAGAAGAGCAAGCTGCCGGTGCAGCTGGACCTGGGAGACATGCTGGCTGCACTGGAGAGACAACAGCAGGCAATGAAGGCCAGACAGGTCAACAACACCAAGCCCCTGTGTTACACAG TTGGGACAGCAGCCCTGTTCCACCCTGGAGGCAGTCCGTCGACGTTGAAAAGCCCCCGCTACACCATGCCTCACAACATCCTGGACTCCAGCGCCCCTCGCATGAAGAGGGGGAAGGAGCGTGAGATCCCCAAAGTCAAACGGCCCACTGCACTGAAGAAG GTCAttctgaaggagagggaggggaagatgGGAAGGCCCTCTCAGGACCAGGACGGGACAGAGCCCGAGGAGCAGGGAGACGAACAGCTGCACCTCTCACAGGGTGTGTCCCAGGAGG ATAACGGCCTGAGCATGCCCAGTGATGCCTCCCTGTCACCGGCCAGTCAGAACTCCCCGTACAGCATCACGCCCATCTCGCAGGGCTCCCCCGCCAGCTCGGGCATCGGCAGCCCCATGGCTGCCTCCGCCATCACCAAGATCCACAGCCGCCGCTTCAGAGA GTACTGTAACCAGGTGCTGAACAAGGACATAGATGAGAGCGTGACCATGCTGCTGCAGGAGCTGATGCGCTTCCAGGAGCGCGTGTACCAGAAGGACCCCATCAAGGCCAAAGCCAAGCGCAGGCTGGTCATGGGCCTGCGGGAGGTCACCAAGCACATGCGCCTCCACAACGTCAAGTGTGTCATCATCTCCCCCAACTGCGAGAAGATCCAGgccaagg GTGGTCTGGACGAGGCTCTGTACAACGTCATCGCCATGGCGAGGGAGCAGGAGATCCCCTTCGTGTTTGCGCTTGGCCGTAAGGCTCTGGGGCGCTGCGTCAACAAGCTGGTGCCCGTCAGTGTTGTGGGAATCTTCAACTACTCCGGCGCTGAG cgtGTGTGTGATGAACAGGGCCAGTTCGGCCGGCTGGTGTCCCTGACGGAGGAGGCCCGGCAGGCGTACCGCGACATGGTGTCGGcgctggagcaggagcaggcCGAGGAGGCGCTGAAGACGGTGAAGAGAGTCCCGCACCACATGGGGCACTCGCGCAACCCCTCCGCCGCCAGCGCCATCTCCTTCTGCAGCGTCATCTCCGAGCCCATCTCCGAGGTCAACGAGCGGGAGTACG AGACGAACTGGAGGAACATGGTGGAGTCGTCCGATGGCGCGGAGGTGGAGAACGAGACCGAGGAGTGCGAGCGGAAGGACGTCACAGCTCCCCCATGCGGCCCCGCTCCGGCCCCGGCCCCCGTAGCGGCCCCTGCAGCGGCCCCGGCCGcgcgggagagggaggagggccGGCCGGACGACCGGCTGGAGCTTGACTCCCAGCAGAGCACGGAGACCGGGTCCCTGGACGGGAGCTCCCGCGACCCCCGCCTGCCCCCCTCCATCACCAGCACCGCCAGCACCCTGGTGCCCGGcatgctggaggaggaggaggaggaggaagaggagggcgaGGAGCCCGTCTCCGTGGAGGTGCCGTCCGTCAACAGCAGGATCGAGTCCTGGGTCTCCGAGACGCTGCAGAACCTGCAGCTGGGAGACCGGCACAGcgctgaggaggaggaagaggaggaagaggaggaggaggaggaagaagaagaggaagaagaagaagttggAGAAGTGGGCTGCAGCGACGAGGAAGAGCTGGACTCCTCCAAGCTGTCCGAGCCAGGGCTGGACCAGGCTGAACAGACGGTGGAGGTCAAGAGCGTCCCGTGCTGA
- the LOC133111442 gene encoding selenocysteine insertion sequence-binding protein 2-like isoform X2 — MDHSDNKLSAEVEPFIPQRKGGDVALVTMNWSREGGGAGAEATPIPSYLITCFPFVQENQPNSRYSLCNGDPRWQQPNSAPGGPYLAYPLLTSPQPPMSSDYGYYQLLPTPCSPMMGFYPPFPAPYGGPLQTGVVSPMPGDCSDRSLPPGQDFSVACQRGRGPTQTAVLPTFSQSMRAKRLPMRSMVVQKETGVLGPGSRSKTILLVDAAQQTDFPAEVAGATPSERASPLPWRSRGRRRRASPQVTETSSEHVASEADIDSDSGYCSPKHNQNGAGLRPPEPASATGVEAGVMTALSWVSVASQKPWMNRKAAFLRPGSAPEQRSYAQLDLQAGNHGRGISTAAQRGCGLQTRLRDGSAQTTRPPPGMTTEPLYFEDEDEFPELVSTGAPVQSKPEEAQPKIPKSLLENLPESSPMSIVTKPISITTSVPKRAKSQRKKALAAALATAQEYSEISMEQRKLQEAVAKAAGKKSKLPVQLDLGDMLAALERQQQAMKARQVNNTKPLCYTVGTAALFHPGGSPSTLKSPRYTMPHNILDSSAPRMKRGKEREIPKVKRPTALKKVILKEREGKMGRPSQDQDGTEPEEQGDEQLHLSQGVSQEDNGLSMPSDASLSPASQNSPYSITPISQGSPASSGIGSPMAASAITKIHSRRFREYCNQVLNKDIDESVTMLLQELMRFQERVYQKDPIKAKAKRRLVMGLREVTKHMRLHNVKCVIISPNCEKIQAKGGLDEALYNVIAMAREQEIPFVFALGRKALGRCVNKLVPVSVVGIFNYSGAERVCDEQGQFGRLVSLTEEARQAYRDMVSALEQEQAEEALKTVKRVPHHMGHSRNPSAASAISFCSVISEPISEVNEREYETNWRNMVESSDGAEVENETEECERKDVTAPPCGPAPAPAPVAAPAAAPAAREREEGRPDDRLELDSQQSTETGSLDGSSRDPRLPPSITSTASTLVPGMLEEEEEEEEEGEEPVSVEVPSVNSRIESWVSETLQNLQLGDRHSAEEEEEEEEEEEEEEEEEEEEVGEVGCSDEEELDSSKLSEPGLDQAEQTVEVKSVPC, encoded by the exons ATGGACCATAGCGACAACAAG CTGTCCGCCGAGGTGGAGCCCTTCATCCCACAGAGGAAAGGAGGAGATGTCGCCCTGGTGACCATGAACTGGtccagagaggggggaggggctggagcAGAGGCCACACCCATCCCAAGCTACCTCATCACCTGCTTCCCCTTTGTCCAGGAAAACCAGCCGAACAG CAGGTACTCTCTGTGTAATGGGGATCCACGCTGGCAGCAGCCAAACTCTGCTCCTGGGGGGCCGTACCTGGCCTACCCCCTCCTGacctccccccagccccccatgTCCAGTGACTATGGCTACTACCAGCTGCTGCCCACCCCCTGCTCACCCATGATGGGGTTCTACCCCCCCTTCCCCGCACCCTATGGAGGGCCCCTGCAGACGGGCGTGGTCAGTCCCATGCCGGGCGACTGCAGCGACCGCTCTCTGCCCCCCGGGCAAGACTTCAGTGTGGcctgtcagagagggagaggtccCACACAGACAGCCGTACTGCCTACG TTCTCTCAGTCAATGAGAGCCAAGAGGCTGCCAATGAGGAGCATGGTGGTTCAGAAGGAGACTGGGGTCCTGGGCCCAGGCAGCCGGTCGAAGACCATCCTTCTGGTGGACGCTGCTCAACAGACTG ATTTCCCGGCGGAGGTTGCAGGGGCAACACCGTCGGAGAGGGCCAGCCCGTTGCCGTGGAGGAGCCGGGGCCGGCGACGGCGAGCGTCTCCCCAGGTGACGGAGACGTCCAGCGAGCACGTCGCCAGCGAGGCAGACATCGACAGCGACAGCGGATACTGCAGCCCCAAACACAACCAGAACGGGGCGGGCCTTCGCCCCCCTGAGCCCGCCTCTGCCACG GGAGTTGAAGCAGGCGTAATGACAG CGTTGAGCTGGGTGAGCGTGGCCTCACAGAAGCCTTGGATGAACCGGAAGGCTGCCTTCCTCAGACCAGGAAGTGCGCCTGAGCAGAGGAGCTATGCGCAG CTGGACCTGCAGGCAGGAAACCACGGGCGTGGCATCAGCACAGCTGCACAGAGGGGCTGTGGCCTACAGACCAGGCTCCGGGATGGAAGTGCACAGACTACGCGTCCTCCCCCTGGGATGACCACGGAGCCCCTATATTTTGAG GATGAAGATGAGTTCCCTGAGCTGGTCTCGACAGGAGCTCCTGTCCAGAGTAAACCAGAGGAAGCCCAGCCCAAAATCCCCAAAAGTCTG CTGGAGAACCTTCCGGAGAGCTCGCCCATGAGCATTGTTACGAAGCCCATCTCCATCACCACCTCCGTTCCCAAGCGGGCCAAGAGCCAGAGGAAGAAGGCGCTGGCAGCCGCGCTGGCTACCGCTCAGGAGTACTCCGAGATCAGCATGGAGCAGCGGAAA CTGCAGGAGGCGGTGGCAAAGGCTGCTGGGAAGAAGAGCAAGCTGCCGGTGCAGCTGGACCTGGGAGACATGCTGGCTGCACTGGAGAGACAACAGCAGGCAATGAAGGCCAGACAGGTCAACAACACCAAGCCCCTGTGTTACACAG TTGGGACAGCAGCCCTGTTCCACCCTGGAGGCAGTCCGTCGACGTTGAAAAGCCCCCGCTACACCATGCCTCACAACATCCTGGACTCCAGCGCCCCTCGCATGAAGAGGGGGAAGGAGCGTGAGATCCCCAAAGTCAAACGGCCCACTGCACTGAAGAAG GTCAttctgaaggagagggaggggaagatgGGAAGGCCCTCTCAGGACCAGGACGGGACAGAGCCCGAGGAGCAGGGAGACGAACAGCTGCACCTCTCACAGGGTGTGTCCCAGGAGG ATAACGGCCTGAGCATGCCCAGTGATGCCTCCCTGTCACCGGCCAGTCAGAACTCCCCGTACAGCATCACGCCCATCTCGCAGGGCTCCCCCGCCAGCTCGGGCATCGGCAGCCCCATGGCTGCCTCCGCCATCACCAAGATCCACAGCCGCCGCTTCAGAGA GTACTGTAACCAGGTGCTGAACAAGGACATAGATGAGAGCGTGACCATGCTGCTGCAGGAGCTGATGCGCTTCCAGGAGCGCGTGTACCAGAAGGACCCCATCAAGGCCAAAGCCAAGCGCAGGCTGGTCATGGGCCTGCGGGAGGTCACCAAGCACATGCGCCTCCACAACGTCAAGTGTGTCATCATCTCCCCCAACTGCGAGAAGATCCAGgccaagg GTGGTCTGGACGAGGCTCTGTACAACGTCATCGCCATGGCGAGGGAGCAGGAGATCCCCTTCGTGTTTGCGCTTGGCCGTAAGGCTCTGGGGCGCTGCGTCAACAAGCTGGTGCCCGTCAGTGTTGTGGGAATCTTCAACTACTCCGGCGCTGAG cgtGTGTGTGATGAACAGGGCCAGTTCGGCCGGCTGGTGTCCCTGACGGAGGAGGCCCGGCAGGCGTACCGCGACATGGTGTCGGcgctggagcaggagcaggcCGAGGAGGCGCTGAAGACGGTGAAGAGAGTCCCGCACCACATGGGGCACTCGCGCAACCCCTCCGCCGCCAGCGCCATCTCCTTCTGCAGCGTCATCTCCGAGCCCATCTCCGAGGTCAACGAGCGGGAGTACG AGACGAACTGGAGGAACATGGTGGAGTCGTCCGATGGCGCGGAGGTGGAGAACGAGACCGAGGAGTGCGAGCGGAAGGACGTCACAGCTCCCCCATGCGGCCCCGCTCCGGCCCCGGCCCCCGTAGCGGCCCCTGCAGCGGCCCCGGCCGcgcgggagagggaggagggccGGCCGGACGACCGGCTGGAGCTTGACTCCCAGCAGAGCACGGAGACCGGGTCCCTGGACGGGAGCTCCCGCGACCCCCGCCTGCCCCCCTCCATCACCAGCACCGCCAGCACCCTGGTGCCCGGcatgctggaggaggaggaggaggaggaagaggagggcgaGGAGCCCGTCTCCGTGGAGGTGCCGTCCGTCAACAGCAGGATCGAGTCCTGGGTCTCCGAGACGCTGCAGAACCTGCAGCTGGGAGACCGGCACAGcgctgaggaggaggaagaggaggaagaggaggaggaggaggaagaagaagaggaagaagaagaagttggAGAAGTGGGCTGCAGCGACGAGGAAGAGCTGGACTCCTCCAAGCTGTCCGAGCCAGGGCTGGACCAGGCTGAACAGACGGTGGAGGTCAAGAGCGTCCCGTGCTGA